One region of Corvus moneduloides isolate bCorMon1 chromosome 1, bCorMon1.pri, whole genome shotgun sequence genomic DNA includes:
- the MPLKIP gene encoding M-phase-specific PLK1-interacting protein isoform X1: MYRQGFRAPTPPCAGGGVRSPPSAGGALPPSPRGYGSPHHTPPYGHRPGPYGSGLSPRGPGFYGRFGSPSPGAQTPRRPQSVSPRYPAPYGGASPAGAPLHPPPPHKRSPGGFQRHFQGSPRTSTPFGTAHGREKRVSNDVENYYRPSMLEDPWAGLEPVSVTDINQQYSSEQTTCTGKKGRYFS; encoded by the exons ATGTACCGGCAGGGATTCCGCGCACCGACACCTCCCTGCGCGGGCGGCGGCGTCCGGAGCCCTCCCTCCGCCGGAGGGGCCCTGCCGCCCTCTCCGCGGGGCTACGGAAGCCCCCACCACACGCCGCCCTACGGCCACCGGCCCGGGCCGTACGGCAGCGGCCTCTCGCCCCGAGGCCCCGGGTTCTACGGGCGCTTCGGGAGCCCCTCGCCGGGGGCACAGACCCCGCGCAGGCCGCAGAGCGTCAGTCCCCGGTACCCGGCTCCGTACGGCGGCGCGTCCCCGGCCGGAGCGCCTCTgcacccgccgccgccgcacAAGCGCTCGCCCGGCGGCTTCCAGAGGCACTTCCAG GGATCACCCAGGACATCTACTCCATTTGGTACAGCGCatggcagagagaaaagagtgTCTAATGATGTGGAAAACTATTACAGACCTTCAATGCTTGAGGACCCATGGGCTGGCCTAGAGCCAGTTTCTGTTACAGACATAAACCAGCAATACAGCAGTGAGCAAACAACATGTACTGGTAAAAAAGGGAGGTATTTCAGCTAA
- the MPLKIP gene encoding M-phase-specific PLK1-interacting protein isoform X2 codes for MYRQGFRAPTPPCAGGGVRSPPSAGGALPPSPRGYGSPHHTPPYGHRPGPYGSGLSPRGPGFYGRFGSPSPGAQTPRRPQSVSPRYPAPYGGASPAGAPLHPPPPHKRSPGGFQRHFQEFLESSCWKHINMFLPPHISRNRFKLWITQDIYSIWYSAWQREKSV; via the exons ATGTACCGGCAGGGATTCCGCGCACCGACACCTCCCTGCGCGGGCGGCGGCGTCCGGAGCCCTCCCTCCGCCGGAGGGGCCCTGCCGCCCTCTCCGCGGGGCTACGGAAGCCCCCACCACACGCCGCCCTACGGCCACCGGCCCGGGCCGTACGGCAGCGGCCTCTCGCCCCGAGGCCCCGGGTTCTACGGGCGCTTCGGGAGCCCCTCGCCGGGGGCACAGACCCCGCGCAGGCCGCAGAGCGTCAGTCCCCGGTACCCGGCTCCGTACGGCGGCGCGTCCCCGGCCGGAGCGCCTCTgcacccgccgccgccgcacAAGCGCTCGCCCGGCGGCTTCCAGAGGCACTTCCAG GAGTTCCTGGAAAGTTCTTGCTGGAAACACATCAACATGTTCCTGCCACCGCACATTAGCAGAAATAGGTTCAAGCTGT GGATCACCCAGGACATCTACTCCATTTGGTACAGCGCatggcagagagaaaagagtgTCTAA